The Candidatus Oleimmundimicrobium sp. genome includes the window TTGACCTTGGCGCCTGCAACTTCCTTGTTGTTAAAGATTAATTGAACATCTTTTATTCCACCCGGCGTTTCTATGCTAACGGTATCTTTAGTAATCAAACATTGATCATATAAAAATTTTGCAAAACAACGGATTCCGTTACCGCACATTTCGGCCATGGTCCCATCTGAGTTATAAAAAAGCATAAAAAACTCCGCTTTGGAACTCATCGGAGGCCTAACAAGTATCACTCCATCCGCCCCTATTCCAAAATGCCTGTTACAAAGCCAGCGTATTTTTTCAGGATTCAGCTCAATTATTTTTTTTAAATCGCTAATTAATATAAAATCATTGCCTGCTCCTTGTGATTTTATAAATTCCAAAACTTTATTCACTTTTCCTCCCAAAATCTAAATTATCTATAATTTCGTTCACAATCAACGATTGTTCCTTCCCGTCAGTATCTATCCACTTTATTCTTTTATCGCGTTTAAACCAGGTAAGTTGCCTTTTTGCAAAATTCTTTGTTCTTTGTTTAATTAATTCTTTAGCTTCGTCTAAGACAATTTGACCATTTAAATAACGGATTATTTCCTTGTATCCAAGCGCTTGAAGAGCTGTTGTGGATTTTAATTTACCAGACGAAACTAATTTTTCGACCTCTTCAACCAGTCCGTTTTTGAACATTTGTTCAACTCGTTTATCTATCTTAGCATAAAGTTTTTCACGATTTAAATTTAGTCCAAAAATTTTTACATTATAAAGCGAGCTCTCTTTTTCCCAATTTTTGTGATAGTCTGCGTATGATTTACCCGTAATGTTAACTATTTCAAGAGCGCGTATTAACCTTCTAATGTTATTTGGATGGATTTTTTTAGCTGCACTGGGATCAAGTTTTGATAATTGTTTGTGGAGAGATTTTGGGTCATCTTTAGCTTGTTTCTCTATATCTTGACGAAAAGTAGACTTCAGTGTTCCTTTGGGGAAACCAAGCTCATCGATTACAGCTTTTATATATAAGCCGGATCCACCAACCAGTATTGGCAGTTTGTCTCTCTGAAGGATGCTGAAAATTGCTTTACGAGCTAATTTCTGATATTCGGCCACACTAAAATTTTCAGTTGGTTCCGCAACGTCTATGAGATGGTGCTTGACTCCTTGCATCTCGTCAGAACTTAGCTTTGCCGTTCCAATAGACATTCCTTTATAAACCTGCATTGAATCGGCAGAAATAATTTCGCCATTATGCTTTTTAGCCAGTTCAATGGCAATTTTGCTTTTACCAACAGCTGTTGGGCCGACTATGACGAGAACTTTTTCCTTAATTGTTTCATCTATTTTCACGGTTCAGTGTTATACCATCTTTCAAAAATTAGATCTCTTTAATTAATTGAGTGCTTCAACTAATTTATCGACAATAATTCGGGCAATTTCCCTCTTTGTCATGCAGGGTAAAGCATCCGGTTTACCTTTCTTGCCAATGATAGTGATTTCATTAACGTCTTCCCCGAAACCAATTCCTGGTTTTGAAATATCGTTTGCAATAATTAAATCAAGATTTTTTTCTTCAAGTTTTTGTTTTGCGTTTTTTATTAAATTCTCAGTTTCTGCGGCAAAACCTATTAATATTTGTCTGTCCTTTATTTTACCTAATTCCCCAATGATGTCCGAGTTACGTTTTAATTTTAAATTAAAAGTAGTTGCCCCGTCTTTTTTTATTTTTTTTGTAGATATTTTACATGGACTAAAATCAGCAACCGCTGCCGACATGATAACCGCATCACATTTGTCGAAGTATCTCAACACTTCGCGGTGTATATCTAAAGCGGTGTTTACCGATATTAAATTGACATTTTGAGGAATCGGTAAACACGTAGGGGTACTTATAAGTGTTGTTTTTGCCCCTCGTTTTATCAATTCATTTGCAATTGCGTACCCTGTTTTGCCGGAGGATTTATTGCCTATAAACCTAACTGGATCAATTGGTTCTCGTGTCCCACCTGCCGTAACTATGATTGAGTAATTTTCAAGATCTTTGCCTCTAGCCAACTCAAACTTAACAGCTTCAACAATAGATTCAACTTCTGCTAATTTGCCTATCCCCTCTTCACCGCAGGCCAATTTGCCATATGCCGGTTCGATTATTCTACAACCAAGACTTTTTAATTGATTTAAACTTTTCTGAGTCACCTCGTTTAAAAACATCTTGTTATTCATTGCTGGGGCAAAAATTATAGGTACGTTTGCGGCAAGGATTGTGGTTGAAAGAAGGTCGTCTGCCACTCCATTAGCTACTTTATTTATAATATTACCGGTTGCAGGAGCAACTAAAATAATATCGGCTTCATCGCTAAGCGAAATGTGATATATATCTTTTTCAGAATTTTCTTTAAATAGTTCAATTGCGACCGGTTGATTTGTTATTGTTTTAAAAGTCAATGGAGTTATAAATTTTGTGGCAGCTGAAGTCATTACTACTTTTACTGTGGCACCATCTTTAATTAATTTTCTTGCTATCTCAATTGCTTTATAAGCTGCAATACTTCCACTTACACCGAAAATAATTGTTTTTTCTTTAAGCATTAGATTACCTTACATCCAGCTAAATATTTAAAACAAATTTTTATTATTTAATTCCGTCTTTTAAACGCTTATAAGTTACTTTTCCTTCGACAATTTCTTTGAGAGCAATATCCAAGGGTTTATATGACTTAAGTTTTTCATTAGCCGGAGCTAAAGCATCTAAGCCCATTCTGTAATCAGAGCTAAGTAATTCATTTATCTGCCTGGCTCGTTTTGCAGATAATATAACCAGCGTATATCTGCTGTCAACTTTTTCAAGTAAATCGTTGAGATTTGGACATAATAACATTCTTTTAATTCCTCCAAATATTATAAAATTATAGTAGTTTTTTTTCTTCGTTCTTGTTCAATAATTTTTACAAGTTTTTCAGTTGTTTTTTTTAAATCTTTATTTACTATTACATAATCATATTTATTCGCAAACTTCATTTCAATTTTAGCTATATTTAAACGGTGTTTAATATCTTCTTCTCCCTCAGTTTTTCTATTGATTAATCTTTCTCTTAATTCTGCAAAGGAAGGTGGCTTTATAAAAATTAAAATCGAGTTAGGGATCTTCCTCTTGATTTTTAATGCTCCCTGAACATCAAGCTCAAGAATTACATCATTTCCGTCTCGAAGATGATCCCTAACCGTGTCTTTAAGTGTTCCATATTTTTTAGAATGAACAGTTGCCCACTCTAAAAACTCATCATTTTTTATTTTCTTATCGAATTCCTCTTCGGATAAGAAATAATAATTTAAATCTGGTCGCTCGCCGACCCGCTTCTTTCTAGTGGTTGATGAAACCGATAGTTCAATATCATCAAACTTTTTCATTATTTCTGAAATTAACGTTCCTTTTCCTGTACCCGAAGGACCAGAAATTACAAATAATTTTCTATCAGCTTTCATTAAGCAAGTTCTTTAGTTAGTTGCTCTTTTTGACGAGACCCAAGTCCAGCAATTCTCCTTGTGCTGCTAATTTTTAATTGCTCCATAATTTTTTGGCTTCTTACTTTACCGATTCCCGGAAGTGAATTTAACAAATCTAAAACCTTCATTCTTCCAACAATAGGGTCTGAGGATTTGTTTAAAACCTCACTTAACGAAACGTTCCCTTTCTTGATTTTTGCCTTTAGCTGCGCTCTCTTTTGACGAGTTTCAACAGCTTTTTTTAATGCTGCCTTGCGATCAGCGTCAGAAAGTTGTGGTAATGCCATAATGTTTCCTCCTTTAGTTTTTTAACTACCAGCGATATTATACATATAACTTTTTAAGATGGCAACCATTAACCTGCTTAAATAAAAATTTTTTCTATTTGCATATTTGCATAAAATTTATACACTATGTAATCCTCTGCTTCCCGGGCTCGATAAAGGTATCTTTTTTTTGCAAAGAGGGCATTGTTTTGGCTCGTAAGATGATGCGGAAATTTTAGCAAGCGAATGAACCGACCCTGTAAAATTTTTTTTCTCACCCCTATCAACCAAGCATGTTATTCCCACAACTTCTGCATTAAAATCATTTACTAAATCGACAATCTCTTTAATTGAGCCACCTTTGGTAATAACATCATCAACGATTAAAACTTTTTCGCCTTCGCGAATTCGAAAACCTCTTCTCAGAACCATCTTATCTCTTACTCTTTCTGCAAATATAAATTTTTTGTCTAAGGCTTGAGCAACTGCAAATCCGAGAACTATACCACCCACGGCCGGCGCCGCAACAACATCAATGGGCAAATCAAAATATGGCTCACTCATAGCGATAGCAACTCGATTAGTGAATGATGGGTATTCAAGCACTTTCATACATTGTATATAGGTATCACTATGATAGCCTGACGATAATTTAAAATGGCCGGTCTTTAATGCCCCATAACTTTTTAATGCTTCTAATAATTCTTCTCTCTCAATCACCTTTTTTAACCCCCTCGATTTCATTTAATATTTTTTTGGCCTTAATTTTGGGATTTTCATCTTTAATAATCGGCCTGCCAATTACCACATAATTTGCCCCAGCAGCTATGGCCTCCGAAGGAGACATTACTCTTTTTTGATCTATTGCGGCTTCACCTTTTGGCCTTATTCCCGGAACAACAATTATTTTATCTTTCCCAATGGCCTGTCTTAAATCTAAAATTTCATTAGGCGAAGACACCACTCCGTCTAAACCGGCCTTCATGGCCATAGTAGCAAGATTAACCACTTGCTCATTAACCTTTTTTTTAATTCCCATATCTGTTAGGTCATTATTGTCTAAACTTGTTAAAATTGTAACGCCTAAAATCGCTGGTGGGCTTATTTTTAACCTTAACGACTCTTCTTTTGTTGCTTCTGCGGCCCATTTCATCATATTAAAGCCTCCTTGGGTGTGAATTGTAAACATGCCAACACCCATCTTGACAATTTCTCTACAAGCTCCAGCAACTTGATTGGGTATATCGTGAAGCTTTAAATCCAAAAAAACATTAGCTCCTGTTTCTTTAATTGCTTTTACTACACCGGGCCCTTCCGCCAAAAAAAGCTCTAAGCCAACTTTAAATAAATCAACTTGATCTTCAAGTTGATGGCAAATTTTTAAAGCTTTGTCTTGTGATGAAACATCAAGCGCCACAATTAAAGGATTTTTTTTCATACTTTCACTTGCCCCACTATATCTGATATATCACTAATATCTTTTATTGTTAAAAATTCTTCGAGTTCTTCTATTAGTTTAATTGTAGCTTCCGGGTCTATAAAATTGGCAGTTCCAACAGCTACTGCTTTTGCTCCTGCCAGGAAGAACTCCAACGCATCATAACAATTCATTATACCGCCCATACCAATTATCGGAATATTTATTGCTTTCGATATCTTCCAGACCATCCCCACCGCAACGGGCTTTATAGCTGGCCCAGATAAGCCACCTACAATATTTGCAAGCTGCGGTTTAAATGATTGGGGATCGATAGCCATTCCTAAAATTGTATTTATTAAAGATACGGCATCAGCTCCCGCGTCTTCAACACCCTTGGCAATTTCGTCAATATTACCAACATTGGGAGACAATTTAACAATAAGCGGAAGCTTTGTTGTCTTTCTGACTGCTGAGGTTAATTTTATAGCTGATTTGACATTTAAGCCAAAAGATAATCCGCCGGACTTTACATTTGGACATGAAACATTAAGCTCAATGCCTTTTACCACATCTTTCTCTGAAAGTTGTTCGACAACGGCAACATATTCTTCAATCGTGTTTCCGGCTACATTAACTATTACCGGTACATTAAATTTTTTAAGAAATTCCAAGTCTTCGGCAATAAAATTTTTGACACCTTTATTTTGAAGTCCTATTGAATTTAACATTCCACAAGGGGTTTCATAAACGCGCGGTCCAGGATTTCCCGTTTGTTTTTTAAGAGTTACCCCTTTTGTTACAATTGCGCCAAGTTTTGACAAATCAATAAAGTTTGAATATTCCAATCCACTTCCAAATGTACCAGACGCAGTCATTACTGGATTTTTCATTTTAATTCCGGCAATTTCTACCCTTAGGTTTGGTTTCAAATTCATACCTTTCTAATCCCAAATAATTTCAGAAGCATCAAAGACTGGTCCGTCGGCGCAAACCCGCTTATAACCATTTATAGTGTTACAAACACAAGAAAGACAGGCTCCTATTCCACAAGCCATCCGTTCTTCAAGAGATATAAAACAAGGTACCTTATTTTGCTTCGCAATTAAAGCAACTTGTTTCAACATTGGTTCCGGCCCGCAGGCAAAAATCGTATCAGGTTTTTTGCTCTGCTTTAAGTAATCTAAGAGCAACTCAACAGTCGTGCCCTTTAACCCAAGACTACCATCATCTGTTGAGTAATGAATTCTATCAGCAATCTTTTCTTGTAACGAAAAATCAATAACTTTTTTATAATTGGCAAAACCAATTAACATATCAAAAATGATTTCTGTCGAATAAAGTTTCTCCGCCAAAAAAGTCAGGGGAGCAATTCCTATTCCACCCGATACAAGGAGCACTTTTTTGCAATTATTGGAAAGTTTAAATCCATTGCCAAGAGGGCCAATTATATCTAAATAACTATTAACTTCAGCTTCAGCAAGCGACTCGGTCCCCTTGCCAACAACTTGAAAAAGAATTTCAAAAGTCTCCTTGCTTGCTTGTCTGTACACGCTGAAAGGCCTTCGTAAAATAAAACTCTTTCCTTTTCCGCATTCAACATGCACAAATTGACCCGGGATTGCACTCGATGCAATTTCCGGGCACAAAAGCGACAACTTAAAAATACTCGGCGCTACCTGTTCTTTATTTAAAATTTTAGCTTTCACATGAGCCATCAATTAACACCAGCGTTATAATAATTTTGAATTTCCTTAGCGTCAACCTATCCATCTTTTCTAAGCTGCAAAATAGCTTCTTTTTTACGTTTACTTATCTGGGTCTTCGTTAATTTTAAACAATTAGCCTTCTGTTTTCGACAACTACATTTCCTTTAACAATTAAATAGTCAGCTGCTCCATTAAGCTCCCAGTTATTAAAAGGTGAATTTTTGCTTTTAGACAGGAAGGTATTTGTATCAATCTTAACTTTAGCCTCACTATTTATAATTGTAATATCTGCATCGCTTCCAATAGATAGTGTCCCTTTGTCTATATTTAAAATTTTGGCGGGCATAACTGTTAATTTAGAAATAAGATCCGATAAATTCAATATATTTTTTCCTACAATTTTGGTTAACATTAGAGGCAGAGTAGTTTCCAATCCAATCATACCAAAAGGAGCAAGCGCAAACTCAACATTCTTTTCGTAAATTGCGTGTGGGGCATGGTCGCTCGCAATAGCATCTATCACGCCCTCTGATAGTGCCCTGTTAAGAGCTTCTAAGTCATCCTTCCCTCGCAACGGCGGATTAACCTTATAGTTGGTATCATACTCAAGCAGTGTCTCGTCCGTTAAGATTAGGTGATGAGGTGCCGCATCACAAGTAATTTTTAAACCCCGTTCTTTCGCTTCTTTAATCATTCTAATCGACCCTTTAGTGCTAACATGGGTAAAATGAATTTGAGCATTTGTGAGTTCGGCTAATATTATGTCTCTCGCAATTGAAACCTCTTCAGCTGCTGACGGTATTCCTTTTAATCCCAGAATTGTCGAGTAATAGCCTTCATTGACTTGACCTCTTTTGGATAATTCTTGGCACTCCGGGTGTGAAATTAACGAAATGTTAAACATCTTGCTATACTCAAGAGCCCGGCGCATAACTTCACTATTTTGTACGCAATTACCGTCATCAGAAAAAGTTATCGCACCCGAACTTTTAAGTATTGCCATTTCTGCTAATTCTTTGCCCTCGAGCTTTTTTGTTATAGCTGCCACAGGATAAACATTAATTAAACCTACTTTTCTTGCCGTTTCAAGTATCATTTCCGTAACTGCCGGATTATCATTTACAGGTTCCGTGTTTGGCATACACGCAATTGAAGAAAAACCTCCCACCGCAGCAGCCTTACATCCACTTTCAATTGTTTCTTCATCTTCTCTTCCCGGTTCTCTTAAATGAACATGCATATCAATTAGCCCGGGTGAAACAATTTTTCCTTGAGCGTCAATTATTTTATGACCATTAGCTTTTATATTTTTTCCGATGGATGCTATCTTCCCGTCTTCTACTAAAACGTCTAAAACATCATCGATGTTATTTGCAGGGTCAATTACTCTCCCCTTTTTAATTAGTAATTTTTTCAAATTCTCCGCCTCCTAGTAAAACATAAAGCACGGCCATTCTAACTGCTACACCGTTAACAACCTGATCTGTAATAACAGCTTGTGGCATATCTGCAACTTCGTAAGAAATTTCGATTCCCCTATTCATCGGGCCCGGATGCATTATTAAAACATTTTTTTTGGCTTTTTTGAATCTATTAAAATTTAAACTGTATAAATTTGTATATTCCCGTATGGATGGGAACAAACTTTCCGTTTGTCGCTCCAATTGAATTCGCAACATATAGATAATGTCGAATTTACCGATAACTTTATCAAAATCGTATTCAACCTTTGCTCCCATGGCCTCTGCTTCCATGGGAATTAATGTTGGAGGGCCAACGAGAGTGACCTTTGCTCCCATTTTAGTTAAGGCTAGCGTATTTGACCGAGCGACCCTACTATGAGCAATGTCTCCGACAATTCCTACATGAAGACCGTTAATTCTACCAAGCTTTTCTTTAATGGTATACAGGTCAAGCAATGCTTGAGTAGGGTGTTCGTGAGCTCCATCACCAGCGTTTATTACATTAGCGTTAATGTTTTTAGCAAAAAAATGAGGAGCTCCAGCCGAAGGATGTCTAATAATAACCGCATCAGCTCCAAGCGCCTCTATTGTTTTTGCAGTATCCCTAAGGGACTCACCTTTAGTTAAACTACTGTTCTTTGCGGAAATATTTACGACATCAGCGCTCAATCGTTTTGCTGCTAATTCGAAGGAAATTCTTGTTCGTGTGCTAGGTTCGACAAATAAATTTACAACTGTTTTTCCGCGTAAGGTAGGAACTTTTTTAATATCACGAGCTAATATCTCTTTGAAAGATTCTCCCAACTCGAGAATACATTGGATCTCTTCCTTTTTTAGTCCTTTAATGCCAAGTAAATCTTTTTTCTCAAATGCCATTTAATCCTCCGTCAAAAAAATCCTCACTTTAAATGAGGATTAATTAATATCTTCACGTATATCTACCGAATCTATCTGGTTTTCTTCTTTTAAATTGACCCAAACGCGTTCCTTCTGTGATGTCGGAATATTTTTACCAACATAATCAGCGCGAATAGGCAACTCGCGGTGCCCTCTGTCAACTAATACGGCTAGCTGAATACTCGTCGGGCGACCAAAATCTATAATCGCATCTAACGCAGCTCTTACGGTTCTGCCCGTAAACAAGACATCATCAACTAAAATTATATTTTTTCCAGAAACGTCAAAGGGGATTTCGGTTCTTGAAACACGATGAGGTATTAGTCGATTGGCTACATCGTCCCGATAAAAAGAAACATCTAAAATACCCATGGGAACTGATTTTTTCTCTATTTTTTCAATGTATTTGGTTAATCTTTGAGCCAGATATATGCCCCGGCTTTGGATACCTACTAACGCTATTTTTTCAGCTCCCTTGTTTTTTTCCACAATCTCATGGGCAATCCTCTTTAATGCCCTTTTTATCGTGGCCTCATCCATTATTAATTTTTTCTTTTTAAACTTCATTTCATTCATTTAATCTCCTGAATAAAAAAAATACCCTCCGATATCATTAAAGGTAAGGTATTTCGTTAAACTTTTCTAAATTATTTTTTTTCAAATCACTCTGCTCCTTCCTGATCTCTCGGGACCAGTTTAAAGGTTAAGTTATATTATCAATTTTATTGTGTAATGTCAACAGATAGCATTAACCTTAATTTTTGACCTATTTTTAGTTACTTGTTAACTTTTGTATTTATCAATCATTCAATCAATAAACCCTAAAAACTCGCACCTTATAGTCGTGTTTTTTTATTTAAGCTCAATCATTTCAATAGAAGAAGTTTCGCAATCCAGAAACAAAAGTCGATTCCTTAAGGGTTTCCCAATCTTTA containing:
- the miaA gene encoding tRNA (adenosine(37)-N6)-dimethylallyltransferase MiaA, whose protein sequence is MKIDETIKEKVLVIVGPTAVGKSKIAIELAKKHNGEIISADSMQVYKGMSIGTAKLSSDEMQGVKHHLIDVAEPTENFSVAEYQKLARKAIFSILQRDKLPILVGGSGLYIKAVIDELGFPKGTLKSTFRQDIEKQAKDDPKSLHKQLSKLDPSAAKKIHPNNIRRLIRALEIVNITGKSYADYHKNWEKESSLYNVKIFGLNLNREKLYAKIDKRVEQMFKNGLVEEVEKLVSSGKLKSTTALQALGYKEIIRYLNGQIVLDEAKELIKQRTKNFAKRQLTWFKRDKRIKWIDTDGKEQSLIVNEIIDNLDFGRKSE
- the coaBC gene encoding bifunctional phosphopantothenoylcysteine decarboxylase/phosphopantothenate--cysteine ligase CoaBC, which encodes MLKEKTIIFGVSGSIAAYKAIEIARKLIKDGATVKVVMTSAATKFITPLTFKTITNQPVAIELFKENSEKDIYHISLSDEADIILVAPATGNIINKVANGVADDLLSTTILAANVPIIFAPAMNNKMFLNEVTQKSLNQLKSLGCRIIEPAYGKLACGEEGIGKLAEVESIVEAVKFELARGKDLENYSIIVTAGGTREPIDPVRFIGNKSSGKTGYAIANELIKRGAKTTLISTPTCLPIPQNVNLISVNTALDIHREVLRYFDKCDAVIMSAAVADFSPCKISTKKIKKDGATTFNLKLKRNSDIIGELGKIKDRQILIGFAAETENLIKNAKQKLEEKNLDLIIANDISKPGIGFGEDVNEITIIGKKGKPDALPCMTKREIARIIVDKLVEALN
- the rpoZ gene encoding DNA-directed RNA polymerase subunit omega, producing MLLCPNLNDLLEKVDSRYTLVILSAKRARQINELLSSDYRMGLDALAPANEKLKSYKPLDIALKEIVEGKVTYKRLKDGIK
- the gmk gene encoding guanylate kinase, which translates into the protein MKADRKLFVISGPSGTGKGTLISEIMKKFDDIELSVSSTTRKKRVGERPDLNYYFLSEEEFDKKIKNDEFLEWATVHSKKYGTLKDTVRDHLRDGNDVILELDVQGALKIKRKIPNSILIFIKPPSFAELRERLINRKTEGEEDIKHRLNIAKIEMKFANKYDYVIVNKDLKKTTEKLVKIIEQERRKKTTIIL
- the mihF gene encoding integration host factor, actinobacterial type, with translation MALPQLSDADRKAALKKAVETRQKRAQLKAKIKKGNVSLSEVLNKSSDPIVGRMKVLDLLNSLPGIGKVRSQKIMEQLKISSTRRIAGLGSRQKEQLTKELA
- the pyrE gene encoding orotate phosphoribosyltransferase, producing MIEREELLEALKSYGALKTGHFKLSSGYHSDTYIQCMKVLEYPSFTNRVAIAMSEPYFDLPIDVVAAPAVGGIVLGFAVAQALDKKFIFAERVRDKMVLRRGFRIREGEKVLIVDDVITKGGSIKEIVDLVNDFNAEVVGITCLVDRGEKKNFTGSVHSLAKISASSYEPKQCPLCKKKIPLSSPGSRGLHSV
- the pyrF gene encoding orotidine-5'-phosphate decarboxylase → MKKNPLIVALDVSSQDKALKICHQLEDQVDLFKVGLELFLAEGPGVVKAIKETGANVFLDLKLHDIPNQVAGACREIVKMGVGMFTIHTQGGFNMMKWAAEATKEESLRLKISPPAILGVTILTSLDNNDLTDMGIKKKVNEQVVNLATMAMKAGLDGVVSSPNEILDLRQAIGKDKIIVVPGIRPKGEAAIDQKRVMSPSEAIAAGANYVVIGRPIIKDENPKIKAKKILNEIEGVKKGD
- a CDS encoding dihydroorotate dehydrogenase; translated protein: MNLKPNLRVEIAGIKMKNPVMTASGTFGSGLEYSNFIDLSKLGAIVTKGVTLKKQTGNPGPRVYETPCGMLNSIGLQNKGVKNFIAEDLEFLKKFNVPVIVNVAGNTIEEYVAVVEQLSEKDVVKGIELNVSCPNVKSGGLSFGLNVKSAIKLTSAVRKTTKLPLIVKLSPNVGNIDEIAKGVEDAGADAVSLINTILGMAIDPQSFKPQLANIVGGLSGPAIKPVAVGMVWKISKAINIPIIGMGGIMNCYDALEFFLAGAKAVAVGTANFIDPEATIKLIEELEEFLTIKDISDISDIVGQVKV
- a CDS encoding dihydroorotate dehydrogenase electron transfer subunit; its protein translation is MAHVKAKILNKEQVAPSIFKLSLLCPEIASSAIPGQFVHVECGKGKSFILRRPFSVYRQASKETFEILFQVVGKGTESLAEAEVNSYLDIIGPLGNGFKLSNNCKKVLLVSGGIGIAPLTFLAEKLYSTEIIFDMLIGFANYKKVIDFSLQEKIADRIHYSTDDGSLGLKGTTVELLLDYLKQSKKPDTIFACGPEPMLKQVALIAKQNKVPCFISLEERMACGIGACLSCVCNTINGYKRVCADGPVFDASEIIWD
- a CDS encoding dihydroorotase, with protein sequence MKKLLIKKGRVIDPANNIDDVLDVLVEDGKIASIGKNIKANGHKIIDAQGKIVSPGLIDMHVHLREPGREDEETIESGCKAAAVGGFSSIACMPNTEPVNDNPAVTEMILETARKVGLINVYPVAAITKKLEGKELAEMAILKSSGAITFSDDGNCVQNSEVMRRALEYSKMFNISLISHPECQELSKRGQVNEGYYSTILGLKGIPSAAEEVSIARDIILAELTNAQIHFTHVSTKGSIRMIKEAKERGLKITCDAAPHHLILTDETLLEYDTNYKVNPPLRGKDDLEALNRALSEGVIDAIASDHAPHAIYEKNVEFALAPFGMIGLETTLPLMLTKIVGKNILNLSDLISKLTVMPAKILNIDKGTLSIGSDADITIINSEAKVKIDTNTFLSKSKNSPFNNWELNGAADYLIVKGNVVVENRRLIV
- a CDS encoding aspartate carbamoyltransferase catalytic subunit, which translates into the protein MAFEKKDLLGIKGLKKEEIQCILELGESFKEILARDIKKVPTLRGKTVVNLFVEPSTRTRISFELAAKRLSADVVNISAKNSSLTKGESLRDTAKTIEALGADAVIIRHPSAGAPHFFAKNINANVINAGDGAHEHPTQALLDLYTIKEKLGRINGLHVGIVGDIAHSRVARSNTLALTKMGAKVTLVGPPTLIPMEAEAMGAKVEYDFDKVIGKFDIIYMLRIQLERQTESLFPSIREYTNLYSLNFNRFKKAKKNVLIMHPGPMNRGIEISYEVADMPQAVITDQVVNGVAVRMAVLYVLLGGGEFEKITN
- the pyrR gene encoding bifunctional pyr operon transcriptional regulator/uracil phosphoribosyltransferase PyrR; translation: MNEMKFKKKKLIMDEATIKRALKRIAHEIVEKNKGAEKIALVGIQSRGIYLAQRLTKYIEKIEKKSVPMGILDVSFYRDDVANRLIPHRVSRTEIPFDVSGKNIILVDDVLFTGRTVRAALDAIIDFGRPTSIQLAVLVDRGHRELPIRADYVGKNIPTSQKERVWVNLKEENQIDSVDIREDIN